Proteins from a genomic interval of Lelliottia amnigena:
- the pdhR_4 gene encoding GntR family transcriptional regulator, with translation MPGEMELGEQFGVSRTAVREAVKTLTAKGMVLPRPRIGTRVMPQSNWNFLDQELLSWWMTEDNFHQVVDHFLVMRSSLEPQACLLAAMLGSAEQKAQLNTLMEEMTFLKQHFNRQRWIEVDMTWHEHIYLMSGNPFLTSFASLFHSVYHTYFASITQDEVVKLDLHQAIVDAIQDSDGQRALHACQALLAAPNQ, from the coding sequence TTGCCCGGAGAAATGGAACTCGGTGAACAGTTTGGCGTGAGCCGCACCGCCGTTCGTGAAGCAGTAAAAACATTAACGGCAAAAGGAATGGTGCTCCCGCGTCCTCGTATTGGTACTCGGGTTATGCCCCAAAGTAACTGGAACTTCCTCGATCAGGAGTTGCTTTCCTGGTGGATGACTGAGGATAACTTCCATCAGGTTGTTGACCATTTCCTGGTAATGCGCAGCAGCCTTGAGCCTCAGGCGTGTTTACTCGCCGCGATGTTGGGCAGCGCCGAACAAAAAGCGCAGTTGAACACTTTAATGGAAGAGATGACCTTCCTGAAGCAGCACTTTAACCGCCAGCGTTGGATTGAAGTCGACATGACGTGGCATGAGCACATTTACTTGATGAGCGGAAATCCCTTCCTGACCTCATTTGCGTCCCTGTTCCACTCTGTGTACCACACCTACTTTGCTTCTATTACCCAGGATGAAGTGGTTAAGCTCGATCTGCACCAGGCCATTGTTGATGCTATCCAGGATAGCGATGGACAACGCGCATTACACGCTTGCCAGGCTTTGTTGGCTGCCCCAAATCAGTAA